A part of Setaria viridis chromosome 8, Setaria_viridis_v4.0, whole genome shotgun sequence genomic DNA contains:
- the LOC117834395 gene encoding uncharacterized protein, with translation MDAAEVRRSSASSSPEFEFWPLHPDPAASPSCADELFSGGVLLPLPVLPPKPASSHAGRSSGTSQSVPPAPEPEPEAEPAEASLLATVAPPTASITSPAPPAAVSTGGSKRWTDIFSKKPAEEKDKEKEREKRKDGASGRKQAAHAGGGSELNINIWPFSRSRSAGGGSGTSKPRPPARKVSSAPCSRSNSRGEAGPPRRWAASPGRAGGGVPVGRSSPVWQIRRPAAKPAPAPLASELAFADRRAPPPQTHKDSKPVSCRRADVGAARGPGGGGLFGIKGFFSKKVH, from the exons ATGGACGCGgccgaggtgaggaggagcagcGCGTCCTCCTCCCCGGAGTTCGAGTTCTGGCCGCTCcaccccgaccccgccgcctccccatcCTGCGCCGACGAGCTCTTCTccggcggcgtcctcctcccgctccccgTCCTGCCGCCGAAGCCGGCGTCGTCCCACGCGGGAAGGAGCAGCGGTACCAGCCAAAGCGTGCCGCCAGctccggagccggagccggaggccgAGCCAGCGGAGGCGTCACTTCTTGCAACCGTCGCTCCGCCCACGGCCTCCATTacttcgccggcgccgcccgccgccgtctccaccgGAGGGTCCAAACGCTGGACGGATATCTTCTCCAAGAAACCCGCGGAGGAGAAGGacaaggagaaggagagggagaagcgCAAGGACGGCGCCAGCGGCCGGAAGCAGGCGGCGCACGCCGGCGGGGGCTCGGAGCTGAACATCAACATCTGGCCCTTCTCCCGGAGccgctcggccggcggcgggtccgGGACGTCgaagccgcggccgcccgcgcgGAAGGTCAGCAGCGCGCCGTGCTCGCGCAGCAACTCCCGCGGCGAGGCCGGTCCACcccggcggtgggcggcgagccccggccgcgccggcggcggcgtgccggtGGGCCGGTCCAGCCCGGTCTGGCAGATCCGGCGACCCGCGGCCAAGCCCGCCCCCGCGCCCTTGGCCTCGGAGCTGGCGTTCGCCGACAGGagggcgccgccaccgcagaCGCACAAGGACAGCAAGCCC GTGAGCTGCCGGCGAGCGGAcgtcggcgccgcccgcggccccggcggcggcgggctgttCGGCATCAAGGGGTTCTTCTCCAAGAAGGTGCATTGA
- the LOC117834394 gene encoding CBS domain-containing protein CBSCBSPB5, protein MVGGLSPPRRTLSMGSGGAMGRRAAAASDSPKPGLSRSMTIGGERTVKRLRLSRALTVPESTTVLEVCRRMAARRADAALLTDSNALLCGILTDKDIATRVIARELKIDETPVWKVMTRHPIFVLSDTLAVEALQKMVQGKFRHLPVVDNGEVVAMLDIAKCLHDAIARMERASEKGKAAIANVADGDDKFSIVEALKEQMFRPCLSAIASADSTVVMVSPGDSVLAATKKMVEAHASSAVVAVGSKAQGILTSRDILMRMIAKNLSSDSTPVEKVMTPDPECASVDMPILDALRTMQEHKFLHLPVMGRDGSIISILDVIDITHAAISIVENTGEGSDDAAASMIQRFWDSAMALSPLDDETETQSQMSEMSRSQMMSDAHHESVGGSEAAYPSLFSFKLQDRRGRMHRFSCEVQSLTPLVTCILRRLGADIDPERLPQILYEDEDGDKVVLASDDDLAAAVDHARMAGWKGLKLFLDYSGTSGRRKAVASSGGAMAVGMSSRDAWAAAYSGVAAGAALVTGIGVMAYLRRSG, encoded by the exons ATGGTCGGTGGCCTCTCACCGCCCCGGCGGACGCTGTCcatggggagcggcggcgccatgggccgccgcgcggccgccgccagcgaCAGCCCCAAGCCCGGGCTCTCCCGATCCATGACCATCGGCGGCGAGCGCACGGTGAAGCGTCTGCGGCTGTCCCGGGCGCTGACGGTGCCGGAGAGCACCACCGTGCTGGAGGTGTGCCGGCGGATGGCCGCGCGCCGGGCCGACGCCGCGCTCCTCACAGACTCCAACGCGCTGCTCTGCGGCATCCTCACGGACAAGGACATCGCGACGAGGGTGATCGCGCGGGAGCTCAAGATCGACGAGACGCCGGTGTGGAAGGTGATGACGAGGCACCCGATCTTCGTCCTCTCCGACACGCTCGCCGTCGAGGCGCTGCAGAAGATGGTCCAGGGCAAGTTCAGGCACCTCCCCGTGGTGGACAACGGCGAGGTCGTCGCCATGCTCGACATCGCCAAGTGCCTCCACGACGCCATCGCCAGGATGGAGAGGGCGTCCGAGAAGGGGAAGGCGGCCATCGCCAACGTGGCCGATGGCGACGACAAGTTCTCCATCGTTGAAGCGCTCAAGGAGCAAATGTTCAGACCGTGCTTGTCCGCGATCGCCAGTGCAGACTCAAC AGTCGTCATGGTATCGCCAGGTGATTCGGTTCTCGCAGCGACCAAGAAGATGGTCGAAGCGCATGCAAGCTCAGCTGTAGTGGCTGTGGGGAGCAAGGCTCAAGGCATCCTGAC TTCACGGGATATCTTGATGCGCATGATCGCCAAAAACCTCTCTTCGGACTCGACTCCGGTTGAGAAG GTGATGACTCCTGACCCTGAATGCGCCTCGGTTGACATGCCTATACTCGACGCCTTACGGACAATGCAAGAGCATAAATTCTTGCATCTCCCTGTGATGGGTAGAG ATGGCTCCATCATTTCCATTCTTGATGTGATCGATATAACACATGCGGCGATCTCCATC GTTGAGAACACCGGCGAAGGGAGTGATGACGCGGCGGCCTCCATGATCCAGAGGTTCTGGGACTCCGCCATGGCCTTAAGCCCTTTGGACGACGAGACAGAAACCCAGTCACAGATGAG CGAGATGTCGAGGTCCCAGATGATGTCTGATGCCCACCACGAGTCTGTGGGCGGCAGCGAGGCGGCATACCCCTCATTGTTCTCGTTTAAGCTCCAGGACAGGCGAGGCCGGATGCACCGGTTCAGCTGTG AGGTCCAGAGCTTGACGCCCCTAGTGACCTGCATCCTGCGGAGGCTTGGCGCCGACATCGACCCAGAGCGCTTGCCACAGATTCTG TACGAAGACGAGGACGGGGACAAGGTGGTGCTCGCGTCGGacgacgacctcgccgccgcggtggacCACGCGAGGATGGCCGGATGGAAG GGCCTGAAGCTGTTCCTCGACTACTCCGGCACCAGCGGCCGACGGAAAGCTGTGGCCTCCTCCGGTGGCGCCATGGCGGTGGGCATGTCGAGCCGAGACGCGTGGGCAGCAGCGTACAGCGGGGTGGCCGCTGGGGCTGCCCTTGTCACTGGGATTGGAGTGATGGCGTATCTCCGAAGATCTGGATAG